In one Nicotiana sylvestris chromosome 8, ASM39365v2, whole genome shotgun sequence genomic region, the following are encoded:
- the LOC138875486 gene encoding uncharacterized protein, producing the protein MAGELLTSQYLLTDARREIVTLATAKSEAERDAATYKKDATMAHTMVRDMSMAAQQRLTRAIEYAKAKAKRESLEELEARGFELSADLEEACAVEGRLALMSPLRETNSAKTFSLFANVQNELLSLHSPRRRKYLPGSSSSSPYSAVIMTAASTTDPRMEDKADELEQLWVEVGKAKREFNEIQAHMNARSEAKERAQAGASALEAQIQAARANDSARAR; encoded by the exons ATGGCCGGGGAATTGCTGACATCCCAGTATCTTCTCACGGACGCTCGCAGGGAGATTGTTACTTTGGCCACAGCTAAGTCTGAGGCCGAACGAGATGCTGCCACTTATAAAAAGGATGCGACCATGGCACATACAATGGTTCGCGACATGTCCATGGCAGCTCAGCAAAGACTAACTCGAGCTATCGAGTATGCCAAAGCAAAGGCGAAGAGGGAGTCCCTGGAAGAACTCGAGGCCAGAGGCTTCGAGCTATCTGCTGATCTGGAGGAGGCTTGTGCGGTGGAAGGAAGACTGGCGCTCATGTCCCCCCTCCGGGAAACAAATAGTGCAAAGACGTTTTCTCTCTTTGCCAATGTACAAAATGAGCTTTTATCCT TGCACTCCCCAAGGAGAAG AAAGTATTTGCCTGGATCCTCATCTTCTTCCCCTTATTCTGCTGTAATCATGACCGCCGCTTCGACGACTGATCCTCGAATGGAG GATAAGGCAGATGAGCTAGAACAACTCTGGGTAGAGGTTGGAAAAGCCAAACGTGAATTCAATGAGATACAGGCGCATATGAATGCCCGTTCTGaggccaaagagagggctcaggCCGGGGCTTCCGCTCTCGAGGCGCAAATTCAGGCTGCCCGTGCGAATGATTCTGCTCGGGCAAGATGA